The sequence CCGCATGGATTTTGAGGAATGGGCCGACGTTTATAAAAAGCTGATTTACTGGGAGCTTGAGCTTGACCAGTCGCAGGATAGAAGCATGGGCGAGGTGATGAACATGCAGAAAAGTGAAGCGAATTCTACGTTCTGCAAGTTCGTGATCGACAATTATGAAGACTGGCTAAATGACCCAAAGGCCGAAAGTCCTGTTATGTCCCACCAGTTGATGCGTAAAAAAGTATTTCCATTACTGGATCAGGCCAGCAACGGAAACACCGGTCCCTTATTTTTTATCCTGATCGATAACCTGCGCTATGACCAGTGGAAGGTGATTGAGCCGCTGTTGAGCGACTATTTTACGGTCGAAGAAGAATCGTCATACTACTCCATTCTGCCAACCACCACCGGATTTGCGCGTAATGCTATTTTTTCGGGAATGATGCCCAGCGAAATGGAGCGTAAACATCCTGATCTGTGGGTTAACGACGATAGCGAAGATGAGGGTTTGAATAACCATGAAGACGAATTTTTGCGTCGGCAGCTTGAGCAAAGCCGTCTGAATGTAAAAATGTCGTACCATAAAATCCTGAATGTCAATCAGGGAAAATCGCTGGTCGATAACTTCAATAACTTGTTGCAGAATCAGTTGAACGTAGTTGTCTACAACTTCGTCGATATGCTCTCGCACGCCCGCACCGACATGGCGATGATTAAGGAACTGGCTCCTGATGAGTCGGCTTATCGGTCGATAACGCGGTCGTGGTTTCTGCATTCTCCCCTGCTGGAGTTCATCCAGAAAATTGCAGCTAAAGGCGGACGCCTTATCATCACGACCGACCATGGCATGATTCGGGTTCAGAAACCCGCTAAAATTGTTGGCTATCGCGAAACGAACACGAACCTGCGCTACAAACAGGGTAAGAACCTTGGCTTCGATGACAACCACCTCTTTGTGGGTCGTAAGCCTGAGCGGTTATTTCTACCCAAGCCACACGTTTCGACCGCCTATGTTTTCACGCTGGAGGACTATTTCTTTGCGTATCCGAACAACTACAACTATTACGTCAATCACTATCGGAACACCTTCCAGCATGGGGGTGTATCGCTCGAAGAGATGATTATTCCGTTTGCCTATCTGACAGCCAAGCGGTAAAACAATACGTTGACAAAAAAAGCCATCCGACCCACTGGATGGCTTTTTTTGTTTATTACCATTGCCGACGTAAACCAACCCTTAGCCCCATGCTCTTTGCCAGCAACTGTCCCTGATCTGCCGCAAGGGCTACTGAAAGCACGCTATTGTGCAATGCAGGTAAGGGAATATTGGCGGTTAACATCCCCGAAAATTGGTTCTCAGCCGACCGAAAAGGAGTTGAATAGGTGCCAAAATTCTGGCTGTAGGAAAACCGCCCGGTCATGCTAATTTGGTTTTTTATAGAGGCTTCGAATGCTGCGTAATAGGCAATAACCCGATTACTGGGAAAGTAAAATTCACCCGGCTCCGATGCAGATGACAGCATGGAACGCGGTATCAGAAAGGGTGTGCCAATGGTTTGCCCAAAATAAGACCAGCCTTCCACATACTGGGAATGGTTGTAATAGTTGTCGGCTCCTTTATAGGCTTGCCCAGGGGCCGAAAAATAAGGCCCCGATTGATCGCTGGTCAGTAATACTTCGCCCAATAAGCGATGCCATGTCCAGAAACGATTGCCAGCCGATTTTGCCTGTCGGTTGAGCCATCGCAAACCGTATAAACCGTCGGGAGCATTGCGCCAACTTAGACCACTGGCATCTTCGTAGGGATGTTGGTGGTAAATAAACCACGATGAGGCTGGTAAGATCAGGCTCAGTCCAATGTCAATACTGCCCAGATGGTTGCCAATTCGATTGGCCGCGTCGAAACTTGTATAGCGAATATTACCTAAATCTTTGGGAATAATTCCCAGTACGACACTCTTTAGGTAATCCCCGAAATTGGTCGTTAGATGACCATCAACGGCAAAGGGAGAGTTTTTAAGGTAATCGGCATAGCCTCCCCATTGTACTTCGTGATTCAGACCTACGATTAGGTGGAGTCGGGATGAAGGGCGCCCCAATTTCAGGAAAATTGCTTTCTGATGCAGGTTTACGCCCCGTATGTAGGGAGCGTTGAACCAACCATGCGTAAAGCTTCCCTTAACGGCCACCACGTTTCCCAGAAAAGGCAACGGAAAAAAATCAGGAAGAACGAACTGAATCTGTGGTATTGGCAAGGCATTGCCGGACACCGAATACGAACCGGATGAAAGAACTGTATCAACCAGGCCAATAATCTGCTGACGTCGTCCGCCCCAGAGCTCAAACCGGCCAAGCCGGACTTTTAGATAAGCTTCCGGCAGCAAAACCTGCCGGGAATTGGGTGATAAGGCACTCTGCGACAGATTCCCGACGGTTTTGACGCCGAATCCCCAATCAACGAAGGGCTTACGGAGCGAATCGGTCTGTTTATAGTTGCGACAGATACCCAGTTGCAGGCTAATGGCTGGTGTGTTAGGAGGTACTACACCCCACTGGTTTGTGCGTAGCCAAAAGGGTATTTGTGACGCATTGGCCCCATACATGCTTAAGTCGGCAGAACCAGTTAGCGAAGACCGCTGAGCCCGTAGCGTATGCGAAGTCAGTAAGCCAACGAGCAGTAGCGCCCAACCATAAAAACCATGCATAATCACGAAAACTACAGTACTTTATGTCAATCTGCAACAGAAGTGATTATTCATCTTGCCAATTTCATAATAGCTTAATAATGAGCAGTATTAAGTAATATTCAGGTAATATGACAGCCTTAGCTTTGTGTAATTATCTCTTGCTTATTTCTCCCCTCATGAACGTAAAGCTACCCCCTCTTTCCCGCGCAGTCTGTGGAGTATTTATTAGTGGTTTAGTATTGGCAGGCTGCCAGGATGAACTTAACCAGATCGATGGCTTCACCTATCCGGCATTTGTAGAAGCCAGTAACCCCAAAACGCTATCGACAGCGCCCAACGGGACAACGATTTACAATGGTGGATATGGTTCGTCGATTGCTCCATCCCTCAACGATCCATCTGTGTTTTATCTGCTCACCGATCGAGGGCCTAATGCTGCGGGTGTTCAGGCCAATTCCATTATTTTCGGTAAAGCCGACTTTACACCTCAGATTGGTAAATTCCGGATTGTGGGCGATCAGATTGTGTTGGAAGAAACGATTTTGCTGAAAAATGCCAGCGGTCAGCTTCTGACGGGATTGCCGAATCCGGTTGGACAGGGTAATACGGGCGAAATTGCCATCGACCTGAATGGGAAAACCATTTCGCCTGATCCAGATGGTATCGACTCCGAAGGATTGGTCCTGATGCCGGATGGTTCATTCTGGATAAGCGATGAATATGGGCCTCACCTGGTACACGTTGATCCAACAGGAAAGACCATTGAGCGTGTCAATCCCTTTGGGACTGGAACCGGTGGGCGGATCATGCCGAAAGTGTTTGCCCGTCGCCGGCCGAATCGCGGTATGGAAGGGTTAACGATTACGCCTGACGGAAAAACGCTGGTTGGCTTAATGCAGTCACCCCTATACAATCCATCATCGGCGGCTGTCGCGAACTCAACTGTTCTTCGGATACTTACATTCGAAATTGCCACGGGTGCTACCAAACAATACGTTTATTTGATGGAAGATCCCAGTCTAACTGGCTGTAGTGAAATTGCTGCCATAACCAATACAACTTTCCTGGCGCTGGAACGTGATGGTGATTACGGTGGTAATCCAGCCAAACCGGCCAAATTTAAACGGGTTTATAAATTCGATCTGGCCGGAGCTACCGACATTTCCGATTCGTTCAATGGCGATGGGGGCAAATTGTATAACGGTATGACGGTTGACCAACTGAAAGATAAAGCGGGCCTGACAGCGGCTGGCATCGTACCTGTTTCGAAAACGCTCGTATTTGATCTGATCACCGACATTTCGCCGGTGTATCCACACGACAAAGCAGAAGGAATAGCGTTGATTGGTCGTAATCGACTGGCTATTTCCAACGATGATGATTTTGGCGTATTGGATGACGGTAAAAATGGCTTTACCACCAAACTGTTGCCCGCTACCGGTCAGGTCGATAAAAACCGGATTTACTTCGTGACGTTGAAATCCGCATTACGATAAACTACTGTAATCAGGAAGCCCCGAAGCTAAATGTATAGCTTCGGGGCTTCTTCGTTATTTTCAGGAGCCTTTACGGCTATAAATTCTTCTGCCAGCGTTCTCTGAGCGCGAGTTGTTGCGGAGTCGCCTGAGGGTTTGGCTCGAACACATAACGGTTTACTTCGGGAATCTCCTGCATGGTGGCTTTGATAGTTACGGGTTGCCCATTACGCCGAACGGTCAGCTCATAGGGATCGCCCGCTTTGAGTCCGCGAATCTGTTCCCGGATTGTCGGGAGCGTTGATTGATCGATCGTTTGCTGATTGAACGCGATCCATTCGTCATTTTCCTGTATACCAGCCTGACGTAGTGGCTCACTCACCTGTTTCAACCGAAGGGTATCATTCACCGGAATCGGTCTCATGCCCAGTGAGGGCAGCTTTTTACCGGTAGCAAAAACGGGCTTATACAAAATTCCGACTTTACCGAAGTATTCCTGAAGGGGCAAATGTTCGGCATTCTTGACATATCGATTGAAGAAATCGGTGATTTCCGGATAGGTTTTCTGCGCGAAAATGTCGAAGAATTCCTTGTCGGGAAATGGGCGATTTGGACCGTAGGTAGTTGTTAGCTCATTGATTACTTCCCGAAGGCCGCGCTGCCCACCCGACAACTCAAGGAGCCGGATATCGAGCAGACCGGCCACCAGAGCACCCCGGTTGTAGATGTTGCCATATTGTTTCTGACCTTCGGGTGTATAGCACGTCAGTGCGAGTTTTAACAAGCTGTAGGTCGTGTCCAACTGCTGATCGATCTTTACTTTCTGACTCAGTTCGTCGCAGTAAGCAGGCAGATCTGTCAGCCCACCCCGTAGCCGCATGGCCCCATTGGCCCATTCCGTTACCCCTTCGTACAACCAAAGATGGGCGGAGGGGGTAGGGGTAACAAAATTGAACTGCTGGATCAGTTCGCTATGAATATTTAATGGCGTAACAACGTGAAAAAATTCATGGGCCGCAATGGACGTAACCGTTTCGGCCAGGCGCGGAGAAAAGGGAGTTTCCTTGAAAATGTATTCCGAACTATAGGAATGTTCCCAGGCTCCCCAGCTCTCATCCTCAAAATGGTATAAAAAGGTATAGCGTTTTACGGGCAACGTTTTCAAAAACTTTCCAGCTGCCTGAAGCATCGACTGCATGCTGTTGAGCAATTGCTCGGACGTGACCTGATCGGTTTTCGAGTAGGTGTACATCTCAACGGCCGCTCCGCCCACCGTAGTTTCGGCGCGGGTCAGTCGGCCCAGCAGAATAGGCGAATCGACAATGCGGTCGTAGCTATCGGCCAGAAAATACCCTTCCTTGTTCTTTTCAAGTGCCGTTCCTACGGTCCACTCCATTGGGTAATTGATTTTTACGGCCAGCGGAGTTGCCTGCATGCCCTGCGGAAAACCAAACACGCCCTGCCCATTTATAAGGGCATGATCCTGCTCGATCGAGGTGCCGCACATTCGGTAAATGACATCTTTCTTGACGGGGGTATCCCAGGTTTCGGCAATTTGATAGCGAATCTGGCGTACCTGAGTAGGTTGCTCAATTTTCCATTGATTGGTCGAAACCTGCTCGGTTTTCAACTCCTTGCCTTTTTTATCGAATGCCTGAAACGAACGGACAAAACGGCCAATATCCATGACCTGATAGGTGCCTGGTGCTGTCGATGCAAATTGATAAACAGCGTTTTCTGGCTTTAATCCCTCTACATGAAGAGTAACTTTAAACTGATCATCGGCCCGGTTGTTCAGGTCAACCTCGTAGACCAGAGGGGCTGGTCCGGCTGCCCACACAGGCGTTGTCAATGAGGAGCAAGCCAGCAACAGTGCGCTCCAAACAAAATTGTTCATAGTACGTGAAAGAAAGCTATATCGAGTACTCAAAAAAATACGTAAAAAGTAAACATACGCAATCTTGCTGGCTTCGTACCTTAAAACTAGGATGAGAGGAGAATAGGCTGGATTTATGGATACCTCCCTGTTACTCAGTATGGGCGTAGCTAGGGAAAAAATTAAAAGAACAACCACTTTCGCCGGTACAGCTTCGGCAAGTCGGTCTCAAACCAGGTATACGGGTCCTGATAGAAGCGAAGAAAGTCTGGTACACTGGCCTGTCCCGGATAAGGCGCATAGTAATGGGTTTGGCTACGAGCATCGTTTCGCCAGACCAGCACATACGTTAATCGAATCTTTTCTGCTTTTAGAGCTTTCAACAGGGTGTTGCTCCACCAGGTTGTATCGGGAATTGACTCAAGGCCTGTTTCCGTAAAAGCGGCCAGCTTTCCGGCTTTCCTGGCATAATCTGACACAATTTTTAGTTTTTGACTACCGGCGTTGATGTTATAGCGGCCATTTCGGCCAAAGTCGGCGTAATTATCCATACCTACCAGATCGACCCACTCGTCGCCCGGATACCGCTCCAGGTAGTCGGCTTCCGTTTTGAACAGGCAATCGGGCGAAAAGGCATAGAGAAAATTATGAACCTGAAGACTATCGCGCAGATAGGAGACCGTAAAGCGCCAGAGTGACACAAAATCCTCTTTCCTGCAATGCGGTTTGCCCCACCAGAACCAACCACCATCGAACTCGTGGTAGGGCCTGAAAATCATTGGCGCGAGCTTACCATCGTTCCCTTTCACCGAATTGGCCAGACTACCAATGGTTTTTAAAATTTCCTTGTACTGCTCATGGTGCGATCCCCCCGGAATCAGTAAAGCCACAGCGGGTGCCGAAACCGTATCGACCCAATAGAACCCACCTTTAGAAGCCGGATTGGTAAAATGCCAGGCAACAGTTGTCACTCCTCCACGATTATAAGTGTCCACAATCTGCTTACGGAGCGTTTCTTTGGCTTTTTCTATAGCTGCGGGTGGTCTACCCGATAGTCCGCTGAAGTCGACGCCGATTACGGCAGGATGTGAACCCGTTACTGATTTAACGTCTGAGCGGTTCGGATCGCCAGACCAGCCATAACCATATTCTGTCGCATGCTGATGTCCGAAAAGAATATGCTTTTTGGCGAGTTTTCGCAGATTTTGATAAAGGGAAGCTGTTTCTTTTGTTGCCTTTAGGTCAAGCGGTTTGTTGGGGTATGTTTGGGCGTTTATGGTACTCGGGAACAGGATCAATAAACTAATCAGTAAGCTCACCCAAGCCGACTGTATACGTTCTTTTTCCATGGATCTTCGGTTAACGAAAATTCAAATCACTACCATTTGGAGCCATTTTCAATGATTATCTGAATAAATGGATCATAAACTAGTAGAATCCCTAAGCTGTTGAGACAAAATAAAGAACGGATCAAGCTCCAGTCTTTCTCAAAAACAAAAAGCCTCTTCTGCTAAAAGAGGCTCATCCAAGTCAATAAAAAAATAATTACCCACCCAGTTCCACGACCTGACCGTCCTGACAACGCAGCACGCGGGCCGGATACTTATTGAGCAGTTCGTAATTGTGGGTAGCCATGAGCACCGCTGTTCCGGCGTTGTTGATGGCTTGAAAAACCTTCATAATCTGATCCGAAACTGCTGGGTCGAGGTTGCCGGTAGGTTCATCGGCGATTAGAACGAGGGGTTCGTTCAGCATGGCACGGGCGACAACAACCCGTTGCTGCTCGCCCCCCGAAAGCTGGTGGGGCATTTTTTTCTGAGCGGTTCCGAGGCCAACCTGCATCAACACATCGGCGATGCGGTTATTCATATCGGCTTTGTTCGACCAGCCGGTTGCTTTCAACACAAACCGTAGATTTTCTTCAACCGTGCGATCAGGAAACAGCTGAAAGTCCTGAAAGACAATACCAATTTTACGGCGTAGAAAAGGAACATCGCGGGGTTTAAGCTTTTCGAGCGAGTAGCCCGCTACGAAACCCTTTCCATTCTGAAGCCATAAATCGGCGTATAGTGTTTTTAGTAAGGATGTTTTCCCGCTGCCCGTTCGGCCGATCAGATAAGCGAAATCGCCTTTATTTATCTGAAACGATACATCGCCCAAAATCAGTTTGCTGCCCTGGTAGATGTCCGCGTGGTCTAGACTAAGAACGGGTTCTGTAGAAAACATAGATTTGGTTATCAGTTATCAGTCGCTACTCGTAGCTGATCTGTTTAAATCAGTAACGAGTAGCGGCTGATAACTATTTTTTTACTTTTTAACCGGTAAGTTAGCCTTTTCGTGGTCAGCCAGGAATTTAGCCAGACCGCTGTCGGTCAGTGGGTGATTGAGCAGTGATTTAATAACGCTCAATGGAGCTGTCATAACATCTGCTCCGATTTCAGCACACTGAATAACGTGCATCGGGTGACGTACTGAAGCGGCCAGCACTTCGGTAGTGAAACCGTAATTTGTGAAAATAGTTACGATTTGCTCGATCAGGGCCATACCGTCGGTCGAGATATCGTCTAACCGGCCTACGAACGGCGACACGAACGACGCGCCTGCTTTAGCAGCCACCAGTGCCTGACCTGCTGAGAAAATCAGCGTACAGTTGGTACGAATGCCTTTTTCTGAGAAATATTTGATCGCTTTTACACCATCGGCGGTCATTGGAACCTTTACCACGATATTCTCGTCGATTTCGGCCAGTTCATCGCCTTCTTTAATCATCTCATCGTATTTGACCGAGATAACTTCAGCGCTTACATCGCCCTCTACAATTTCGCAGATTTGTTTGTAATGGCGCATCACGTTGTCTTTGCCGGTGATACCTTCTTTGGCCATCAACGATGGGTTGGTCGTGACGCCGTCGAGAACGCCCATGTCCTGAGCCTCGCGAATGTCGGCCAGATTGGCCGTGTCAATGAAAAATTTCATAGTTAAACAGAATTAAGTAGGTCGGTAAGCTGGTAAGCCCGGAAGCTAAAAGGAACGGATACATAAAATATACGCGGCCTTATTAACTTACTGACTTACTGACTAGGTTCGTACCATTTTGAATTTTGCAGGCGTGAAGGTACGTATCTTTACCCGTTCTGGCTTTATATTGTTTGGTAATCAGGTGCGTAAAATCATCAAGTGCGTCTTCTCGTACCAGATTAATGGTACAGCCGCCAAAACCCCCGCCCATCATTCGGGCACCCAGTACACCGGGATGTTCGCGGGCAATGTCGACCAGGGCATCCAGTTCGGGGCAACTCACTTCATACCACTGGCTGAGCCCCTCGTGTGACCCATACATCAACTGGCCAAATGTTTTGATATCACCCGCTTCTAAAGCAGTTACCCCGTCGAGCAGCCGTTGGTTCTCCTGCACTACGTAAGCGCACCGGCGATAGATTAACGGTTGGGCATTTTTTAGATGCGTGTCAAGCATGGTCATCGTCACATCACGCAGGCTGTTGATTTCGGGATAAAACGTTTTCAGAAACCGAACACCCGCTTCGCATTCAGCCCGGCGCGTGTTGTATTCGGAAGTAACTAAAGAGTGTTTCACCCGGGAATCGCACAGAACGATACTGATTCCGTCCATTTGCAGGGGGGCATAGGTGTATTCCAGCGAACGGCAGTCCAGTTTAATAACATGATTGGCCTTTCCCATCATGCTGGCAAACATATCCATAATACCGACCTTGGCACCAACGAAATCGTTCTCGGCTCGTTGCGATAGTTTCAGGAGCGTTATCCGATCCAGGCCCAGATCGAAGAGCTCATTAAGGGCAAAACCGACGCCATTTTCCAGTGCTGCCGACGATGATAGACCTGACCCCATAGGAATCGTTCCGCCAAAAACACAGTTGAAGCCCCGGATAGGCTGACCTAATAACCGGAACTGGGCAACTACGCCCACAAGATAGTCAGCCCAGGTATGCGTTGAGGTAAGCTCATTTAGTGTGCCGCGATAGGTTTTATTCAGATCGTAAGCAACAAAATGGAGTTCGTCGTCGTCGCGTGGACCAACAGCCAGATAGATCGCTTTGTCAATGGCGGCAGGCAGTACGAACCCTTCGTTATAATCTGTATGTTCACCGATAAGATTAACGCGGCCAGGAGAGCAGATCAGGATCGGATCGGAATGGAACGCGTCCTGAAACGACGCGGTAAGTTGGCTAAGCAGGTCCATGTTGGGTTTAAGGAATTTAGCGGTCTGATACAGCTAACCCGCATAACCCGCTAAACAAATTAATTGCTCCCGCGAAACTAATACACAGCAGGACGGAAACAAAAAATGGCAAACCAATGTCTCACCGCTACGACCACCTACCCTTGCTTCGGTCAAGACCTGGGGGATTCAGCAGGAGCTGGTAGCACCGATTTGCCGATGCAAAGTTAAGCAATTGTTAGTCAAACGACCAAATTTCGACAGTACCTTTGCGCCAAAATACATTCGTGATGAAGAGTTCTTTTTATAGTTTTTTTTGTACGCTGTTCATTATCAGTGCCTGTACCTCGGCAGATAAAACGATTGAACAGGGAAGAGATTATTTAAAACAGGGTAAGTTTCGGGAAGCAGTACAGGTATTGAATCAGGCTGTGGAAGCCGATGCTGGTAATGCCGAAGCGTTTAACTCGCGCGGTGTCGCTTATTTTGAGCTTAAAGAATACGCCAATGCAACGATGGACTATGATCAGGCCATAAAGCTGGATCCGAACTTTTATCGCCCTTATTACAATCGGGGCTTGTTGAAGGTTGCTCAGAACGATCTGCCGGGAGCGTTGAAAGATTATTCTGACGCCATCCGGCTGGCTCCTGATACGAGTCGCGGCATCAGTGCAGAAATTTTTCTGAATCGGGGTCAGTTATTTGCAGCACAGGGGCAGATTCAACCCGCCCTGACCGATTTTTCACAGGCTATTTCATTAGATCCGAAGAATGCGCTGGCTTTATATAATCGGGGCAATCTGCGCTTCCAGCAAAAAGACCTTGCTGGCGCTACGATCGATTTTCAGCAGGCTGTACAGGCCGACCCAAAATTTGGTAAAGCCTTTTATGGATTAGGTATAGCCCAGATCCTGCAAAACGAGCGCGAAGGTGGTTGTTTGAGTCTGAAACAGGCACAAAATTTGGGTTATGCTGATGCGGCTAATGCCGTGGCCGAATATTGTCGCTAATTAATCAATAAGGTAATCTGAGATTGAGGAATGAAGTGCCAGCCAAAGCGTTAGTTTATCGATCACCAGAATTGCCTGTTTATCCGAATTTCCAACTCACTGTATGCGTAAGATTCTTGCTATCATTTTTGGGCTGCTTTTTGTTTTGTTTGCAGCCTTCCAGTATAACGATCCTGACCCGGAGGTCTGGATACCGATCTATGGATTGGCCGCTGCGGCTTGTTTTATGGCCTATGCGGGTGTAGCTCGCTGGTGGTTTCTGGTCATAATGGCTCTGTTTTACGTAATCGCAGCTATTTATCAGTGGCCTCCCGTGTTTGAGGGATTCCTGTTCAGCGAAGTCGGTATGCGGAGTATGAACATAGAAATGGCGCGCGAAGCGGGTGGACTGGCTATCTGTGCGGCAGTTATGTTATTGCTGGCATTCTTATCGCGTCAAGCTACTCCACGACCATGAAACTTATCGAGTGTCCGCGCGATGCAATGCAGGGGCTTGCCCATTTCGTGCCTACGGATCTGAAAATCCGTTATCTTAATGCGCTGCTGCAAGTGGGCTTCCACACGCTCGATTTTGGCAGCTTTGTGTCACCGAAGGCTATTCCACAGATGCGTGATACGGCCGACGTACTGGCGGGGCTGAATCTGGCCAATACCCAGACTAAATTGCTGGCTATTGTCGCCAATGTTCGGGGAGCCGAGCAAGCGACGAATTTTGCTGAAATTAAGTTTCTAGGTTTTCCGCTTTCAGTGTCCGAAACGTTTCAGCAACGAAACACCAACAAGTCGGTAGCACAGGCATTTGTGGAGGTCGGGGAGATGCAAAAACTATGTGTACAGACCCAGAAAGAACTGGTTGTTTACCTGTCTATGGGGTTTGGTAATCCTTATGGCGATCCGTATAGCACCGAACTCGTTACTGATTTTAGCGGCCGACTGGTCGATATGGGTGTTCAGATCATTGCTCCTTCCGACACGGTTGGCTCATCGACGCCGGAAGCGATTGAAAGGCTGTTCAGCCAGTTGCTGGCTAGCTTCCCCGACGTTGAATTTGGGGCACATCTTCATGCTGTGCCGGGGGAGGCTCCTGCCAAAGTGAAGGCCGCACTTCGGGCGGGTGTTCAGCGTATCGATGGTGCCCTAC comes from Spirosoma aureum and encodes:
- the porX gene encoding T9SS response regulator signal transducer PorX gives rise to the protein MQNYSILWADDEIDLLKPHILFLKNKGYEVTPVNSGADALEEVEQSNYDVVFLDEMMPGMTGLETLSQIKQLRPNLPVVMITKSEEEHIMEEAIGSKIADYLIKPLNPNQILLSVKKILDNKRLVTERTNIGYQQDFRNISMQYNDRMDFEEWADVYKKLIYWELELDQSQDRSMGEVMNMQKSEANSTFCKFVIDNYEDWLNDPKAESPVMSHQLMRKKVFPLLDQASNGNTGPLFFILIDNLRYDQWKVIEPLLSDYFTVEEESSYYSILPTTTGFARNAIFSGMMPSEMERKHPDLWVNDDSEDEGLNNHEDEFLRRQLEQSRLNVKMSYHKILNVNQGKSLVDNFNNLLQNQLNVVVYNFVDMLSHARTDMAMIKELAPDESAYRSITRSWFLHSPLLEFIQKIAAKGGRLIITTDHGMIRVQKPAKIVGYRETNTNLRYKQGKNLGFDDNHLFVGRKPERLFLPKPHVSTAYVFTLEDYFFAYPNNYNYYVNHYRNTFQHGGVSLEEMIIPFAYLTAKR
- a CDS encoding capsule assembly Wzi family protein, which encodes MHGFYGWALLLVGLLTSHTLRAQRSSLTGSADLSMYGANASQIPFWLRTNQWGVVPPNTPAISLQLGICRNYKQTDSLRKPFVDWGFGVKTVGNLSQSALSPNSRQVLLPEAYLKVRLGRFELWGGRRQQIIGLVDTVLSSGSYSVSGNALPIPQIQFVLPDFFPLPFLGNVVAVKGSFTHGWFNAPYIRGVNLHQKAIFLKLGRPSSRLHLIVGLNHEVQWGGYADYLKNSPFAVDGHLTTNFGDYLKSVVLGIIPKDLGNIRYTSFDAANRIGNHLGSIDIGLSLILPASSWFIYHQHPYEDASGLSWRNAPDGLYGLRWLNRQAKSAGNRFWTWHRLLGEVLLTSDQSGPYFSAPGQAYKGADNYYNHSQYVEGWSYFGQTIGTPFLIPRSMLSSASEPGEFYFPSNRVIAYYAAFEASIKNQISMTGRFSYSQNFGTYSTPFRSAENQFSGMLTANIPLPALHNSVLSVALAADQGQLLAKSMGLRVGLRRQW
- a CDS encoding esterase-like activity of phytase family protein; this encodes MNVKLPPLSRAVCGVFISGLVLAGCQDELNQIDGFTYPAFVEASNPKTLSTAPNGTTIYNGGYGSSIAPSLNDPSVFYLLTDRGPNAAGVQANSIIFGKADFTPQIGKFRIVGDQIVLEETILLKNASGQLLTGLPNPVGQGNTGEIAIDLNGKTISPDPDGIDSEGLVLMPDGSFWISDEYGPHLVHVDPTGKTIERVNPFGTGTGGRIMPKVFARRRPNRGMEGLTITPDGKTLVGLMQSPLYNPSSAAVANSTVLRILTFEIATGATKQYVYLMEDPSLTGCSEIAAITNTTFLALERDGDYGGNPAKPAKFKRVYKFDLAGATDISDSFNGDGGKLYNGMTVDQLKDKAGLTAAGIVPVSKTLVFDLITDISPVYPHDKAEGIALIGRNRLAISNDDDFGVLDDGKNGFTTKLLPATGQVDKNRIYFVTLKSALR
- a CDS encoding M61 family metallopeptidase, which translates into the protein MNNFVWSALLLACSSLTTPVWAAGPAPLVYEVDLNNRADDQFKVTLHVEGLKPENAVYQFASTAPGTYQVMDIGRFVRSFQAFDKKGKELKTEQVSTNQWKIEQPTQVRQIRYQIAETWDTPVKKDVIYRMCGTSIEQDHALINGQGVFGFPQGMQATPLAVKINYPMEWTVGTALEKNKEGYFLADSYDRIVDSPILLGRLTRAETTVGGAAVEMYTYSKTDQVTSEQLLNSMQSMLQAAGKFLKTLPVKRYTFLYHFEDESWGAWEHSYSSEYIFKETPFSPRLAETVTSIAAHEFFHVVTPLNIHSELIQQFNFVTPTPSAHLWLYEGVTEWANGAMRLRGGLTDLPAYCDELSQKVKIDQQLDTTYSLLKLALTCYTPEGQKQYGNIYNRGALVAGLLDIRLLELSGGQRGLREVINELTTTYGPNRPFPDKEFFDIFAQKTYPEITDFFNRYVKNAEHLPLQEYFGKVGILYKPVFATGKKLPSLGMRPIPVNDTLRLKQVSEPLRQAGIQENDEWIAFNQQTIDQSTLPTIREQIRGLKAGDPYELTVRRNGQPVTIKATMQEIPEVNRYVFEPNPQATPQQLALRERWQKNL
- a CDS encoding glycoside hydrolase family 26 protein → MEKERIQSAWVSLLISLLILFPSTINAQTYPNKPLDLKATKETASLYQNLRKLAKKHILFGHQHATEYGYGWSGDPNRSDVKSVTGSHPAVIGVDFSGLSGRPPAAIEKAKETLRKQIVDTYNRGGVTTVAWHFTNPASKGGFYWVDTVSAPAVALLIPGGSHHEQYKEILKTIGSLANSVKGNDGKLAPMIFRPYHEFDGGWFWWGKPHCRKEDFVSLWRFTVSYLRDSLQVHNFLYAFSPDCLFKTEADYLERYPGDEWVDLVGMDNYADFGRNGRYNINAGSQKLKIVSDYARKAGKLAAFTETGLESIPDTTWWSNTLLKALKAEKIRLTYVLVWRNDARSQTHYYAPYPGQASVPDFLRFYQDPYTWFETDLPKLYRRKWLFF
- a CDS encoding cell division ATP-binding protein FtsE, which encodes MFSTEPVLSLDHADIYQGSKLILGDVSFQINKGDFAYLIGRTGSGKTSLLKTLYADLWLQNGKGFVAGYSLEKLKPRDVPFLRRKIGIVFQDFQLFPDRTVEENLRFVLKATGWSNKADMNNRIADVLMQVGLGTAQKKMPHQLSGGEQQRVVVARAMLNEPLVLIADEPTGNLDPAVSDQIMKVFQAINNAGTAVLMATHNYELLNKYPARVLRCQDGQVVELGG
- the fsa gene encoding fructose-6-phosphate aldolase, whose protein sequence is MKFFIDTANLADIREAQDMGVLDGVTTNPSLMAKEGITGKDNVMRHYKQICEIVEGDVSAEVISVKYDEMIKEGDELAEIDENIVVKVPMTADGVKAIKYFSEKGIRTNCTLIFSAGQALVAAKAGASFVSPFVGRLDDISTDGMALIEQIVTIFTNYGFTTEVLAASVRHPMHVIQCAEIGADVMTAPLSVIKSLLNHPLTDSGLAKFLADHEKANLPVKK